From one Pseudomonas fluorescens genomic stretch:
- a CDS encoding PAS domain-containing sensor histidine kinase, with the protein MKLLRCLLLIGCFCLPLITWAASASAAAPAQVVLEPAQQQWLEQHRSLRVGLVLQAPFAQFDRRLQQLYGVNVELMNWLGRSLGLDLTWRNFPDQAALEHALLAGEVDLAPGLTQTPASLRLWLFSDPYMRVPQLIVGPRTGAVSVDLEKLASTDRVAVRMPSTVADYLRATYTNLNLQGVPQERQALQLVLSDQARFAVVDEAQLSRLSRESEFSELVVVGDIGLPQLLRVGSRRDWPELAEILERGLQAVPAKDLEQLHQRWLEPKYPRLSESPGFWQNLGLLLAALLLSCVAIVIWQRRQLHQLEHSLLATRDTLAQRQAREEALRLSQFSIDQSTVGILWVNWDSHVRYANRAAESMLGYASGALIDRPLIDFEPNLHMDRWLVLWKRARASDEAPQHFETQCLRADGSLLPVDVSLSFLRFRDAEYLVVFLADVTERRRALAALRESEARLKGIAGNVPGLVFRLERNPAEGELEFPYISEGSEALVGYPPAALQHPDMGLRNLVHPHDRADYHRVQDLALATDSDWSWQGRILTRQGEQRWADIKASTRTLADGRVVWDGVVWDISQSKRVELELARSQEQLRELSAHLESVREEEKARIAREVHDELGQMLTVLKLETSMCELAYAELDPGLHERLGSMKRLIAQLFQLVRDVATALRPPILDAGIASAIEWQARRFEVRTQIPCLVQVPENLPPLSDAKAIGLFRILQEALTNVMRHAQAHTVQISLSLDGQSLRLTVIDDGAGFVLEQSRPTSFGLVGMRERVLMLGGSMALESEPGEGTSLSVAIPLD; encoded by the coding sequence ATGAAGCTTTTGCGCTGCCTGTTGCTTATCGGCTGTTTTTGCCTGCCCTTGATCACCTGGGCGGCTTCGGCTTCGGCTGCTGCACCTGCGCAGGTTGTGCTGGAGCCTGCGCAGCAGCAGTGGCTTGAGCAACATCGCAGCCTGCGGGTCGGGTTGGTGCTGCAGGCACCTTTTGCCCAGTTCGACCGGCGTCTGCAGCAACTCTATGGGGTCAACGTCGAGCTGATGAACTGGCTCGGTCGCTCGTTGGGGCTGGACCTGACCTGGCGCAATTTTCCCGACCAGGCGGCTCTTGAGCATGCATTGCTGGCGGGCGAAGTCGATTTGGCCCCGGGCCTGACCCAGACCCCGGCCAGCTTGCGCCTGTGGTTGTTCAGCGATCCCTACATGCGCGTGCCGCAACTGATCGTCGGGCCGCGTACCGGCGCGGTGTCAGTGGATCTGGAGAAGCTGGCCAGTACCGATCGGGTCGCCGTGCGCATGCCCAGTACCGTTGCCGACTATCTGCGAGCCACCTATACCAATCTCAACCTGCAAGGCGTGCCTCAGGAACGCCAGGCCCTGCAACTGGTGCTCAGCGATCAGGCACGTTTTGCAGTAGTGGATGAGGCACAACTGAGTCGGCTGTCTCGGGAAAGCGAGTTCAGCGAACTGGTGGTGGTCGGTGATATCGGCCTGCCGCAGTTGTTGCGGGTTGGCTCGCGCCGGGACTGGCCAGAGCTGGCCGAGATTCTTGAGCGCGGCCTGCAGGCGGTGCCGGCCAAGGATCTTGAGCAGCTGCACCAGCGTTGGCTGGAACCCAAGTATCCACGCCTGAGCGAGTCCCCGGGCTTCTGGCAAAACCTTGGTTTACTGCTGGCGGCCTTGCTGCTCAGTTGCGTGGCCATCGTCATCTGGCAGCGTCGGCAACTGCATCAGCTCGAGCACAGCCTGCTGGCCACCCGCGACACCCTGGCCCAGCGCCAGGCCCGCGAAGAAGCGCTGCGCCTGAGCCAGTTCTCGATCGATCAGAGCACCGTGGGTATTCTCTGGGTCAACTGGGACAGCCATGTGCGCTACGCCAACCGCGCCGCCGAGAGCATGCTTGGTTACGCCTCGGGGGCGCTGATCGATCGGCCGTTGATCGATTTCGAACCGAACCTGCATATGGACCGTTGGCTCGTCCTGTGGAAGCGCGCCCGGGCCAGCGATGAAGCCCCGCAGCACTTTGAAACCCAATGCCTGCGCGCCGATGGCAGCCTGTTGCCGGTGGATGTGTCGCTGAGCTTCCTGCGTTTTCGCGATGCCGAGTACCTGGTGGTGTTTCTCGCCGACGTCACCGAGCGCAGGCGTGCATTGGCGGCATTGCGCGAGAGCGAGGCGCGGCTCAAGGGCATCGCCGGCAACGTCCCAGGCCTGGTATTTCGCCTTGAACGCAACCCGGCCGAAGGTGAGTTGGAGTTCCCCTATATCAGTGAAGGCAGCGAAGCGCTGGTGGGCTATCCGCCAGCGGCGTTGCAGCATCCGGACATGGGCCTGCGCAACCTGGTGCACCCGCACGACCGCGCCGATTATCACCGGGTCCAGGACCTGGCCCTGGCCACCGACAGCGACTGGTCCTGGCAGGGACGGATCCTGACCCGCCAGGGCGAACAGCGCTGGGCCGATATCAAGGCCAGTACCCGCACGCTGGCGGATGGTCGGGTGGTCTGGGACGGGGTGGTCTGGGATATCAGCCAGAGCAAGCGCGTCGAGCTTGAACTGGCTCGCTCCCAGGAGCAATTGCGTGAACTGTCGGCGCACCTGGAAAGCGTTCGCGAGGAAGAAAAGGCCCGTATCGCTCGGGAAGTGCACGACGAGCTGGGGCAGATGCTCACGGTGCTGAAGCTTGAGACTTCCATGTGCGAGCTGGCCTACGCCGAACTGGATCCCGGCCTCCACGAGCGCCTGGGCAGCATGAAGCGCCTGATTGCCCAGCTGTTCCAGCTGGTGCGCGATGTGGCCACCGCCTTGCGCCCGCCGATCCTCGATGCCGGCATCGCTTCGGCCATCGAGTGGCAGGCCAGGCGTTTTGAAGTACGTACGCAGATCCCCTGCCTGGTGCAGGTGCCGGAAAATCTGCCACCCTTGAGTGATGCCAAGGCTATTGGCCTGTTCCGCATCCTGCAGGAGGCGCTGACCAATGTCATGCGCCATGCCCAGGCGCATACTGTACAAATCAGCCTGAGCCTCGACGGCCAGAGCTTGCGCCTGACGGTGATCGACGATGGCGCAGGATTTGTCCTGGAACAAAGCCGGCCAACCTCATTTGGTCTGGTTGGCATGCGTGAACGGGTGCTGATGCTCGGTGGCAGCATGGCCCTGGAAAGCGAGCCGGGCGAGGGCACCAGCCTGAGCGTGGCGATCCCCCTGGATTAG
- a CDS encoding ABC transporter ATP-binding protein, with the protein MSEVNSSAATGEVLVSFRGVQKSYDGESLIVKDLNLDIRKGEFLTLLGPSGSGKTTSLMMLAGFETPTAGEIQLAGRSINNVPPHKRDIGMVFQNYALFPHMTVAENLAFPLSVRNLSKTDISERVKRVLNMVQLDAFAQRYPGQLSGGQQQRVALARALVFEPQLVLMDEPLGALDKQLREHMQMEIKHLHQRLGVTVVYVTHDQGEALTMSDRVAVFHQGEIQQIADPRTLYEEPKNTFVANFIGENNRINGRLLSHDGERCQVLLPRGEKVEALAVNVGQAGEPVTLSIRPERVRLNGHSESCVNRFSGRVAEFIYLGDHVRVRLEVCGKADFFVKQPIAELDPALAVGDVVPLGWQVEHARALDPLLEAN; encoded by the coding sequence ATGAGTGAGGTGAATTCGAGCGCTGCAACCGGCGAAGTGCTGGTCAGCTTCCGTGGTGTGCAGAAGAGCTACGACGGCGAATCGCTGATCGTCAAAGACCTCAACCTGGATATCCGCAAGGGTGAATTCCTCACCTTGCTCGGCCCGTCCGGTTCCGGCAAAACCACCAGCCTGATGATGCTCGCCGGCTTCGAAACGCCGACCGCAGGCGAAATCCAGCTGGCCGGTCGTTCGATCAACAACGTGCCGCCGCACAAGCGCGACATCGGCATGGTGTTCCAGAACTACGCGCTGTTCCCGCACATGACCGTGGCCGAGAACCTGGCCTTCCCCTTGAGCGTGCGCAACCTGAGCAAGACCGACATCAGCGAGCGGGTCAAGCGCGTGCTCAACATGGTCCAGCTCGACGCTTTCGCCCAGCGCTACCCCGGCCAGCTTTCCGGTGGCCAGCAGCAACGGGTGGCGTTGGCCCGTGCACTGGTGTTCGAACCGCAACTGGTGCTGATGGATGAACCCTTGGGTGCCCTCGACAAACAGCTGCGCGAACACATGCAGATGGAGATCAAGCACCTGCACCAGCGTCTGGGCGTCACTGTGGTCTACGTGACCCACGACCAGGGCGAAGCGCTGACCATGTCCGATCGCGTCGCGGTGTTCCACCAGGGCGAGATCCAGCAGATCGCCGACCCGCGCACCCTGTATGAAGAGCCGAAGAACACCTTCGTCGCCAACTTCATCGGCGAGAACAACCGCATCAATGGCCGCCTGCTCAGCCACGACGGCGAGCGCTGTCAGGTGCTGCTGCCGCGCGGTGAGAAGGTCGAGGCGCTGGCGGTCAATGTCGGCCAGGCCGGCGAGCCGGTGACCTTGTCGATTCGCCCCGAACGCGTACGCCTCAATGGCCACAGCGAAAGCTGCGTCAACCGCTTCTCCGGGCGGGTAGCCGAATTCATCTACCTGGGCGACCACGTGCGGGTACGCCTGGAAGTCTGCGGCAAGGCCGATTTCTTCGTGAAGCAGCCGATTGCCGAACTCGACCCGGCCCTGGCCGTGGGCGATGTGGTACCGCTTGGCTGGCAGGTAGAGCACGCCCGCGCGCTCGATCCTCTGCTTGAAGCCAATTGA
- a CDS encoding ABC transporter permease, which yields MAIAVPLNEGAGSNLKQRLKRAERVNRWKAQALIAPLALFLLLVFLVPIAALLYKSVGNPEVVGGLPLTVTAVAEWDGKGLPGEAVYKALSEDLGQARKNQTLGDTSKRLNMELAGYRSLLAKTARALPFKTEPASYKEALQELDERWGDPAYWQAIRRNTSSVTPFYLLAALDHRIDDLGELAKATPDQAIYLDIFTRTLWMGFVITAICLVLAYPLAYLLANLPTRQSNLLMILVLLPFWTSILVRVAAWIVLLQSGGLINSALMAIGIIDKPLELVFNRTGVYISMVHILLPFMILPIYSVMKGISPTYMRAAISLGCHPFASFWRVYFPQTYAGVGAGCLLVFILAIGYYITPALLGSPNDQMVSYFVAFYTNTSINWGMATALGGLLLLATVLLYLIYSWLVGASRLRLS from the coding sequence ATGGCCATCGCAGTGCCCCTGAATGAAGGCGCAGGTTCCAACCTCAAGCAGCGCCTAAAGCGTGCCGAGCGGGTCAACCGCTGGAAGGCGCAAGCGCTGATCGCGCCGCTGGCGCTGTTTCTGCTGCTGGTGTTCCTCGTGCCGATTGCCGCGCTGCTGTACAAGAGCGTAGGTAACCCGGAAGTGGTGGGCGGCTTGCCGCTGACCGTAACCGCCGTGGCCGAATGGGATGGCAAGGGCCTACCAGGGGAGGCGGTGTACAAGGCCCTGAGCGAAGACCTCGGCCAGGCGCGCAAGAACCAGACCCTGGGCGATACCTCCAAGCGTCTGAACATGGAGCTGGCCGGCTATCGCAGCCTGCTGGCCAAGACCGCCCGGGCGCTGCCGTTCAAGACCGAGCCGGCTTCCTATAAAGAAGCCCTGCAGGAACTGGACGAGCGCTGGGGCGATCCGGCCTACTGGCAGGCGATTCGCCGTAACACCAGTAGCGTCACCCCCTTTTACCTGCTGGCAGCCCTGGACCATCGTATCGATGACCTCGGCGAACTGGCCAAGGCCACCCCGGACCAGGCCATCTACCTGGATATCTTCACCCGTACCCTGTGGATGGGCTTCGTCATCACCGCCATCTGCCTGGTGCTGGCCTATCCACTGGCCTACCTGCTGGCCAATCTGCCGACCCGGCAGAGCAACCTGCTGATGATTCTGGTATTGCTGCCGTTCTGGACCTCGATCCTGGTGCGGGTTGCGGCCTGGATCGTGTTGCTGCAATCGGGCGGACTGATCAACAGTGCGCTGATGGCCATCGGCATCATCGACAAGCCGCTGGAGCTGGTGTTCAACCGCACCGGTGTCTACATCTCAATGGTGCATATCCTGCTGCCGTTCATGATCCTGCCGATCTACAGCGTGATGAAGGGTATCTCGCCTACCTATATGCGTGCGGCGATATCCCTGGGCTGTCATCCATTCGCCAGTTTCTGGCGGGTGTACTTCCCACAAACCTACGCCGGTGTAGGCGCGGGCTGCCTGTTGGTGTTCATCCTCGCCATCGGCTACTACATCACCCCGGCGCTGCTCGGCAGCCCCAACGATCAGATGGTCAGCTACTTCGTGGCCTTCTACACCAACACCAGCATCAACTGGGGCATGGCGACCGCGCTGGGCGGCCTGCTGTTGCTGGCCACCGTGCTGCTTTACCTGATCTATAGCTGGCTGGTCGGCGCCAGCCGCCTGCGCCTGAGCTGA
- a CDS encoding alpha/beta hydrolase family protein — protein sequence MFALYRTTLPALCLSLILPCTAQAAAGETPEAAADSKPAAVERQPLAERSQEDAQALERQVPQAEQQTLQAGSDSFLALWKPANSTEPEGALIILAGAGESADWPKTVGPLRRKFPDAGWHSLSLAQPDLLANAPQARVEVAPAPAKKAEQGESAPVKDTPANANASIEQATAAESDNNESTEQAQAPVADDKVDAERIFARLDAAVAYAQQQNARSIVLLGNGSGAYWAARYLSERQPAQVQKLVMVAAQTPAQAEQGLDSLAPNLKVPTADFFYASLPQAKRAAEQRLKASKRLKDANYRQVSLTAMPGNSAAEQEQLFRRIRGWLSPEKLD from the coding sequence ATGTTCGCACTTTATCGCACGACGCTACCGGCGTTATGCCTGTCACTGATACTACCTTGTACCGCACAAGCGGCAGCTGGAGAAACGCCAGAAGCTGCTGCAGACAGCAAACCTGCCGCTGTCGAGCGCCAACCGCTGGCCGAACGCAGCCAGGAAGACGCCCAGGCCCTGGAGCGCCAGGTTCCCCAGGCTGAACAGCAAACCCTGCAGGCTGGCAGCGACAGCTTCCTGGCCCTGTGGAAACCGGCCAACAGCACCGAGCCCGAAGGTGCCCTGATCATTCTCGCCGGTGCCGGCGAAAGTGCCGACTGGCCGAAAACCGTCGGCCCGTTACGGCGCAAGTTTCCCGATGCCGGTTGGCACAGCCTGAGCCTGGCCCAGCCGGACTTGCTCGCCAATGCTCCGCAGGCGCGCGTCGAAGTGGCACCGGCGCCGGCGAAAAAGGCCGAGCAAGGCGAAAGCGCGCCGGTCAAGGACACCCCGGCCAATGCCAACGCCAGTATCGAACAGGCCACGGCCGCCGAAAGCGACAACAACGAAAGCACCGAGCAAGCCCAGGCCCCGGTTGCCGATGACAAAGTTGACGCCGAACGTATCTTCGCCCGCCTCGATGCTGCCGTCGCCTACGCCCAGCAACAGAATGCCCGCAGCATTGTCCTGCTCGGCAACGGCAGCGGCGCCTACTGGGCAGCCCGTTACCTGAGCGAACGGCAACCGGCACAGGTGCAGAAACTGGTGATGGTCGCCGCGCAGACGCCAGCCCAAGCCGAACAAGGCCTGGACAGCCTGGCGCCGAACCTGAAGGTGCCCACCGCAGACTTTTTCTACGCCAGCCTGCCACAGGCCAAACGCGCCGCCGAGCAACGCCTGAAGGCCAGCAAGCGCTTGAAGGACGCCAACTACCGCCAGGTCAGCTTGACCGCCATGCCAGGCAACAGCGCAGCGGAACAGGAACAACTGTTCCGCCGCATCCGTGGCTGGCTGAGCCCGGAAAAGCTCGACTAA
- a CDS encoding ABC transporter substrate-binding protein produces the protein MLKHLKLTALTLGLFAASQAMAAADLTVISFGGANKAAQVKAFYEPWEKAGNGKIVAGEYNGEMAKVKAMVDTKSVSWNLVEVESPELARGCDEGMFEELDPALFGNESDYVPGAIQPCGVGFFVWSTVMAYNADKLKTAPTSWADFWDTKQFPGKRGLRKGAKYTLEFALMADGVAPKDVYKVLGTKEGQDRAFKKLDELKPSIQWWEAGAQPPQYLASGDVVMSSAYNGRIAAVQKESNLKVVWNGGIYDFDAWAIPKGAKNAEEAKKFIAYSVKPEQQKIYSENIAYGPANSKAVALLSDEIKKDMPTTPENIANQVQIDVAFWADNSEQLEQRFNAWAAK, from the coding sequence ATGCTCAAGCACTTGAAGTTGACCGCCCTGACCCTGGGCCTGTTTGCGGCGAGCCAGGCGATGGCGGCGGCCGACCTGACTGTGATTTCCTTCGGCGGCGCCAACAAGGCGGCCCAGGTCAAGGCGTTCTACGAGCCATGGGAAAAGGCGGGCAACGGCAAGATCGTCGCTGGCGAGTACAACGGTGAAATGGCCAAGGTCAAAGCCATGGTCGACACCAAGAGCGTGTCGTGGAACCTGGTGGAAGTCGAATCGCCGGAGCTTGCCCGTGGTTGCGACGAAGGCATGTTCGAAGAGCTTGATCCTGCACTGTTCGGTAACGAGTCCGACTACGTTCCCGGGGCTATCCAGCCTTGCGGTGTCGGCTTCTTCGTCTGGTCCACGGTCATGGCCTACAACGCCGATAAACTGAAAACCGCACCGACCAGTTGGGCGGATTTTTGGGACACCAAGCAGTTCCCGGGCAAGCGCGGCCTGCGCAAAGGCGCCAAGTACACCCTCGAATTCGCCCTGATGGCCGATGGTGTCGCGCCCAAAGACGTGTACAAGGTGCTGGGCACCAAGGAAGGCCAGGATCGCGCCTTCAAGAAACTCGACGAACTCAAGCCGAGTATCCAGTGGTGGGAAGCCGGTGCCCAGCCACCGCAGTACCTGGCCTCGGGTGACGTGGTCATGAGCTCGGCATACAACGGCCGGATTGCCGCCGTACAGAAAGAGAGCAACCTGAAAGTCGTGTGGAACGGCGGCATCTACGACTTCGACGCCTGGGCCATCCCGAAAGGCGCCAAGAACGCCGAAGAAGCGAAGAAGTTCATCGCCTATTCGGTCAAGCCAGAGCAGCAGAAGATCTATTCGGAAAACATCGCCTACGGCCCGGCCAACTCCAAGGCCGTCGCGCTGCTGTCCGACGAGATCAAGAAAGACATGCCGACCACCCCGGAGAACATCGCCAACCAGGTGCAGATCGACGTGGCGTTCTGGGCCGACAACAGCGAGCAACTGGAGCAACGCTTCAACGCCTGGGCTGCCAAGTAA
- a CDS encoding response regulator: MIRVLVAEDHTIVREGIKQLIGLAKDMQVAGEAGNGEQLLETLRHTECEVVLLDISMPGVNGLEAIPRIRALNNPPAILVLSMHDEAQMAARALKVGAAGYATKDSDPALLLTAIRRVAGGGRYIDPDLADRMVFEVGLTDARPLHSLLSEREFSVFERLAQGANVNDIAQQLALSNKTISTHKARLMQKLNVNSLAELVKYAMEHKLL; this comes from the coding sequence GTGATTCGAGTACTGGTTGCCGAAGACCACACCATTGTCCGTGAAGGCATCAAGCAATTGATCGGCCTGGCCAAGGACATGCAGGTAGCGGGGGAGGCCGGCAATGGCGAACAACTGCTGGAAACCTTGCGCCATACCGAGTGCGAAGTAGTGCTGCTGGATATTTCCATGCCCGGGGTCAATGGCCTGGAGGCGATCCCGCGGATTCGCGCATTGAACAATCCGCCGGCGATCCTGGTGCTGTCGATGCACGATGAAGCGCAGATGGCGGCGCGGGCGCTGAAGGTTGGTGCTGCCGGTTACGCCACCAAGGACAGTGATCCGGCGTTGTTGCTGACTGCCATTCGCCGGGTGGCCGGTGGCGGGCGCTACATCGACCCTGACCTGGCTGACCGCATGGTCTTCGAGGTTGGCCTGACCGACGCCAGGCCGCTGCATTCGTTGCTGTCGGAACGTGAGTTTTCGGTGTTCGAGCGCCTCGCCCAGGGCGCCAACGTCAACGACATTGCCCAGCAACTGGCGCTGAGCAACAAGACCATCAGCACCCACAAGGCGCGGCTGATGCAGAAGCTCAACGTGAACTCGCTGGCGGAACTGGTGAAGTATGCGATGGAGCACAAACTGTTGTGA